The Yoonia sp. SS1-5 genome contains a region encoding:
- a CDS encoding L,D-transpeptidase, with translation MSDKIKHQLSRRGFLAASAAMVGTGAAAQTANSTEIESDINAGVQRNISSFRSLDWQPYFSNLRNGAILVDLQSRALHYWSEDESIYKLYPTSVPLTEDLTRKGRTEITRKVEGPSWAPTPSMKLRNPEWPDFIGPGPDNPLGTHALHLSWQYYRIHGTHDTRKIGRRSSNGCIGLYNEQIAELFSFSKVGTQVLLI, from the coding sequence ATGTCCGACAAGATCAAACATCAGCTTTCGCGCCGGGGCTTTCTGGCGGCTTCTGCCGCAATGGTTGGCACGGGTGCGGCTGCGCAAACCGCGAACTCCACAGAAATCGAAAGCGATATCAATGCGGGCGTTCAGCGCAATATTTCAAGCTTCCGCTCGCTGGACTGGCAGCCATATTTCAGCAATTTGCGCAATGGGGCGATCCTTGTCGATCTGCAGTCCCGTGCGTTGCACTACTGGTCCGAGGATGAGTCGATTTACAAGCTCTACCCAACCAGCGTGCCACTGACCGAGGATTTGACCCGCAAGGGTCGGACAGAAATCACCCGCAAGGTTGAAGGGCCAAGCTGGGCGCCGACCCCATCAATGAAATTGCGCAATCCAGAATGGCCGGATTTTATCGGCCCCGGCCCGGACAATCCGCTTGGCACCCATGCGCTGCACCTGTCCTGGCAGTATTACCGGATCCACGGCACGCATGACACGCGCAAGATCGGGCGCCGGTCGTCGAACGGCTGCATCGGGCTTTACAACGAACAAATCGCTGAATTGTTCAGCTTTTCAAAAGTAGGGACGCAGGTGCTGTTGATCTGA
- a CDS encoding protein kinase — translation MMSNQQNLPDDTDIAMTEALPAGTLLQGDQFTIQSKLGNGGFGITYLARDNYLDRNVVIKECFPEVFCHRNGSSVLVRSVTNHEKYRSVVEMFMREARSIAKLRHPNIVGVHRVFEDNDTAYITLDLIDGQNVLDLLYEDPRRFTPAVVMDIMAKLLDAVKLVHAQDLLHRDISPDNILLDKWNNPVLIDFGAAREEASRETRALSAVLVVKDGYSPQEFYFAGGKQNCSSDLYALGATFYHMITGDAPPNSQTRMAEVAGGGDDPCVPLVGRVKGYPKAFLQAIDKAMCVLPKDRVQTVDEWLAMIDPDAPQVAAVKTKKPKMDEKLVRSLTRLVSETNQQLTASSSPVRAPEPAVVEKPKRRMPDWIKEFNAETSEILNNEDEPATPSEPLVLDAQHVVSEPLVLSPEMKSEPLVLVQPAVDEKEPQQAIPTVEERVAETLALMPEPRKRKINTSRIIAAGLLIVSSVVVAHAEPDLLVTVKDVFR, via the coding sequence ATGATGTCGAATCAACAAAATTTGCCGGATGATACCGATATCGCAATGACCGAGGCTTTGCCTGCGGGCACTCTTTTGCAGGGCGACCAGTTCACGATCCAAAGCAAGCTTGGCAACGGTGGTTTTGGCATCACCTATCTGGCCCGTGACAATTATCTGGACCGGAATGTTGTCATCAAAGAATGTTTCCCCGAGGTGTTTTGCCACCGCAATGGCAGCAGCGTCTTGGTCAGATCGGTGACCAATCACGAAAAGTATCGCTCGGTCGTTGAAATGTTCATGCGTGAGGCGCGCAGCATTGCAAAACTGCGGCATCCCAATATCGTTGGCGTTCACCGGGTCTTTGAAGATAATGACACGGCCTATATCACGCTGGATCTGATTGATGGCCAGAACGTATTGGATTTGCTGTACGAGGACCCGCGCCGCTTTACGCCCGCTGTGGTCATGGACATTATGGCAAAGCTTCTTGATGCCGTGAAACTTGTCCACGCGCAGGACCTACTGCACCGTGATATCTCGCCCGATAACATTCTGCTGGATAAGTGGAACAACCCGGTTCTGATCGATTTCGGCGCGGCACGCGAGGAAGCCAGCCGTGAAACGCGTGCATTATCTGCTGTGCTGGTTGTCAAAGACGGCTATTCGCCACAGGAATTCTATTTCGCGGGCGGCAAGCAGAATTGCAGCAGTGACCTATATGCGTTGGGCGCGACCTTCTACCATATGATCACGGGCGACGCCCCACCCAACAGCCAGACCCGCATGGCAGAGGTCGCGGGCGGCGGCGATGACCCATGCGTGCCGCTGGTCGGTCGCGTTAAAGGCTATCCAAAGGCGTTCTTGCAGGCAATCGACAAGGCAATGTGCGTCCTGCCAAAGGACCGGGTGCAGACGGTCGATGAATGGCTTGCAATGATTGATCCCGACGCACCCCAGGTTGCCGCTGTCAAAACGAAAAAACCGAAAATGGACGAGAAACTGGTCAGAAGCCTGACCCGTCTGGTGTCGGAAACAAACCAGCAACTGACCGCATCATCGTCGCCTGTCCGCGCGCCAGAACCCGCCGTTGTCGAGAAACCCAAGCGGCGCATGCCTGACTGGATCAAGGAATTCAACGCCGAAACGTCAGAAATCCTGAACAACGAAGATGAACCCGCCACGCCAAGCGAGCCACTTGTTCTGGACGCACAGCATGTGGTGTCTGAGCCGCTGGTATTAAGCCCCGAGATGAAGTCAGAACCTTTGGTTCTGGTGCAGCCCGCGGTCGACGAAAAAGAGCCGCAGCAAGCAATCCCAACGGTCGAAGAACGCGTCGCCGAGACGCTGGCGCTGATGCCGGAACCACGCAAACGCAAGATCAACACCAGCCGGATCATTGCCGCTGGGCTGCTGATCGTCTCAAGCGTCGTTGTGGCGCATGCCGAACCTGACCTGTTGGTCACTGTCAAAGATGTTTTCCGCTAA
- the grxC gene encoding glutaredoxin 3 gives MPTVEIYTKPTCGFCFMAKRLLKSKGVSYAEVNIRAQPERRAEMIQRANGGTTVPQIFIDGKHVGGCDDLMALERGGKLDGMLAA, from the coding sequence ATGCCTACCGTAGAAATCTATACAAAACCGACCTGTGGCTTTTGCTTTATGGCCAAGAGACTGCTGAAATCCAAAGGCGTCAGCTACGCAGAGGTCAATATCAGGGCGCAACCGGAACGTCGGGCCGAGATGATCCAGCGCGCCAATGGGGGCACCACCGTGCCGCAAATCTTTATCGACGGGAAACATGTCGGTGGATGCGATGATCTGATGGCGCTTGAACGGGGTGGCAAGTTGGATGGTATGCTTGCTGCATGA
- a CDS encoding methyl-accepting chemotaxis protein → MPDQNSLVGGKPSMGSESHAISPEPETPRDNAALCSLISGLGYEIVDISGFLDAVHQTSDEQLATLNRAQTELAALAESSDCVVKSANRVNEASHKALDAVEKSVETVRVSAEKSQTVSGWVAEFDTRIVGAEQTLRDVTSANAKITNIAVQVNILAINAGIEAARAGDAGRGFAVVASAIKELSDNTSKAAKGIAEQVGRLSATVQTLKAEAQGIAKDATHILEQSSVTDSALGEIAQTIKQTTSDVETMAQQAANVDKASTAFAPAFNQMSQLARQTADGVTQANARSNALIERSEAIVQQAASLTGKSEDSRYIYYVQDAADRIREAWESQLAAGRITMADLFDRNYEPIPGSDPEQVMTRFTNFADATLPPILEAALGFDPKVVFCAAVDTSGYLPTHNKKFSHPQSHDPVWNAANCRNRRIFDDRVGLKAGRNTQPFLLQVYRRDMGGGNFTMMKDLSSPIMINGRHWGGLRMAYTFN, encoded by the coding sequence ATGCCCGATCAGAATTCCTTGGTCGGGGGCAAGCCATCAATGGGCAGTGAAAGCCACGCAATATCGCCAGAACCTGAAACCCCGCGGGACAATGCGGCCTTGTGCAGCCTCATCTCGGGCCTTGGCTATGAAATTGTTGATATTTCCGGATTTCTGGATGCCGTGCACCAAACATCTGATGAACAACTTGCAACGCTGAACCGGGCGCAAACCGAACTGGCCGCCTTGGCCGAATCCAGTGATTGCGTGGTGAAATCCGCCAATCGGGTGAATGAGGCGTCGCATAAAGCACTGGATGCGGTGGAAAAGTCGGTGGAAACCGTCCGGGTTTCTGCCGAAAAATCGCAAACCGTCTCAGGTTGGGTTGCGGAATTTGACACACGGATCGTAGGTGCAGAACAAACGCTGCGCGATGTGACCTCGGCCAATGCCAAGATCACCAACATCGCGGTTCAGGTGAATATTCTGGCAATCAACGCGGGGATCGAGGCCGCCCGCGCCGGCGATGCCGGACGCGGATTTGCGGTTGTCGCCAGTGCGATCAAAGAGCTGTCGGACAATACGTCCAAAGCCGCAAAAGGCATAGCCGAGCAGGTCGGACGCCTGTCAGCGACGGTGCAAACCCTCAAGGCAGAGGCACAGGGCATCGCCAAAGACGCCACGCATATCCTGGAACAATCCAGCGTGACCGACAGCGCGCTGGGTGAAATTGCGCAGACGATCAAACAGACGACATCCGATGTGGAAACGATGGCCCAGCAGGCTGCCAATGTGGACAAGGCCAGCACGGCCTTTGCACCGGCATTCAATCAGATGTCACAACTGGCCCGGCAAACGGCAGATGGCGTCACGCAAGCCAATGCGCGCAGCAATGCGCTGATCGAACGCAGCGAAGCGATCGTGCAACAGGCCGCGTCCCTGACCGGAAAGTCAGAGGATTCTCGTTATATCTATTATGTTCAGGACGCCGCCGACCGTATTCGCGAGGCGTGGGAAAGTCAGCTTGCCGCTGGTCGGATCACGATGGCCGACTTGTTTGATCGCAACTACGAACCGATCCCCGGTTCAGATCCGGAACAGGTCATGACCCGTTTCACCAATTTCGCCGATGCCACCCTGCCGCCGATACTTGAGGCGGCGTTGGGTTTTGATCCCAAGGTTGTCTTTTGCGCGGCGGTTGATACGTCCGGCTATCTTCCCACCCATAACAAGAAATTCTCGCACCCGCAGTCACATGACCCGGTCTGGAACGCCGCCAATTGTCGAAATCGCCGCATTTTTGACGACCGTGTCGGATTAAAGGCAGGCCGCAACACCCAGCCTTTTCTGTTGCAGGTCTACCGGCGGGACATGGGCGGCGGCAACTTCACCATGATGAAGGATCTGTCATCACCGATCATGATCAACGGGCGACATTGGGGTGGCCTGCGGATGGCCTACACATTCAATTAA
- a CDS encoding CAP domain-containing protein has translation MYRREMILGLSAIGLAACNQVPAGRIGPDGLPLPTVYRIRPGQEAEIQFRMLDSVNALRGNAGVPPVELNAQLNAAAATHSRDMSIQNRPWLFGSDGSSPLDRARRVGFLGRLLGENISESFESETQTLAAWMGQPDTRAVILDPEARSMGFSWFQETGGKIWWTLNMGSDPAVIRPIPSAAF, from the coding sequence ATGTACCGACGCGAAATGATTCTGGGGCTGTCCGCCATCGGACTTGCGGCATGTAACCAAGTACCTGCAGGGCGTATTGGCCCTGATGGACTGCCCTTGCCAACGGTCTATCGCATCCGGCCGGGCCAAGAGGCTGAAATCCAGTTTCGGATGCTCGACAGCGTCAACGCGCTGCGCGGGAATGCCGGGGTGCCACCTGTGGAACTGAACGCACAGCTGAACGCCGCCGCTGCGACGCATTCACGCGATATGTCGATCCAGAACCGCCCGTGGCTTTTTGGCTCTGATGGGTCCAGCCCCTTGGATCGCGCGCGGCGAGTAGGCTTTCTGGGTCGGCTGCTGGGCGAGAATATCTCGGAATCCTTCGAAAGTGAGACACAGACACTGGCCGCATGGATGGGGCAACCGGACACGCGCGCGGTCATCCTGGACCCAGAGGCGCGGTCAATGGGCTTCTCTTGGTTTCAGGAAACCGGCGGCAAAATCTGGTGGACATTGAACATGGGCAGTGACCCAGCCGTCATTCGCCCGATCCCAAGCGCTGCGTTCTAA
- a CDS encoding carbon-nitrogen hydrolase family protein, which yields MKAALVQLNSSDNPDTNLDQTLAFISEAAGQGAGFVLTPEVTNCVSQNRAHQEQVLQPEDADRTLAGLRQAAAAHQVWLSVGSLALKTGDADGRFANRSFLISPLGDIAARYDKIHMFDVTVSENESYRESAGYRPGGHAVVADAGFARIGLSICYDIRFAYLYRALAQAGADMIVVPSAFSPVTGAAHWEALLRARAIETGAYILAAAQTGTHQAQSGKARQTFGHSMVISPWGEVLVDMGTAPGVALVDLDPKEVAESRRRIPALNHDRDFEGP from the coding sequence ATGAAAGCAGCCCTTGTTCAGCTTAACAGCAGCGACAACCCGGATACCAACCTTGACCAGACGCTTGCATTCATAAGCGAAGCGGCTGGTCAGGGCGCGGGCTTTGTGCTGACGCCCGAAGTGACGAATTGCGTCTCGCAGAACCGCGCCCATCAGGAACAGGTCTTGCAGCCTGAAGATGCGGACCGGACGCTTGCTGGTCTGCGGCAGGCGGCAGCGGCGCATCAGGTCTGGCTGTCGGTTGGGTCACTGGCGCTCAAGACGGGTGACGCGGACGGACGTTTCGCAAACCGGTCCTTCCTGATCAGCCCGCTGGGCGACATCGCGGCCCGGTATGACAAAATCCATATGTTCGATGTCACCGTGTCCGAAAATGAAAGTTATCGGGAGTCTGCCGGCTATCGCCCCGGGGGGCATGCGGTTGTTGCCGATGCGGGATTTGCCAGGATCGGGCTAAGCATCTGCTATGACATCCGGTTTGCGTATCTTTACCGTGCATTGGCGCAGGCCGGGGCGGATATGATCGTTGTGCCTTCGGCATTTTCGCCCGTCACCGGGGCCGCGCATTGGGAGGCGCTTTTGCGCGCGCGGGCCATTGAAACCGGCGCATATATATTGGCCGCAGCCCAAACCGGGACACATCAGGCGCAATCGGGAAAGGCACGCCAAACATTTGGGCATAGCATGGTCATATCGCCCTGGGGCGAGGTTTTGGTGGATATGGGAACAGCGCCGGGCGTGGCGCTGGTTGATCTTGACCCTAAGGAAGTGGCAGAAAGCCGCAGGCGCATTCCCGCGCTGAACCATGATCGTGATTTTGAGGGGCCTTAA
- a CDS encoding double zinc ribbon domain-containing protein, which translates to MQSLIRAIYPAQCVACEEQTEAEHGLCGPCWRETQFIGGTICDTCGTPLLGDGGGESLQCDDCMTIARPWDKGRAALVYSGVGRRLVLRLKHGDRTELAQPAGQWMARAAAPLVRDNTIVVPVPLHWMRLVKRRYNQAGLLAHALGRQIDRPVCADALLRVTATAPLEGHRRDARFAALTGAISVHPKRASRLVGKSVLLVDDVMTSGATLAASAEAAYAAGAANVSIVTLARVAKDA; encoded by the coding sequence TTGCAAAGTCTCATTCGTGCGATTTATCCGGCCCAATGTGTGGCCTGCGAAGAACAGACCGAGGCCGAACACGGCCTGTGTGGGCCGTGCTGGCGCGAGACGCAGTTTATCGGTGGCACCATTTGCGACACATGTGGAACGCCGCTGCTGGGCGATGGGGGCGGCGAAAGCCTGCAATGTGATGATTGCATGACCATCGCACGACCGTGGGACAAGGGCAGGGCTGCGCTTGTCTATTCCGGGGTGGGCCGGCGGCTTGTGCTGCGGCTGAAACACGGCGACCGGACCGAGCTTGCACAGCCTGCCGGACAATGGATGGCACGGGCCGCGGCACCATTGGTCAGGGACAATACCATTGTGGTGCCGGTGCCGTTGCATTGGATGCGTCTGGTCAAGCGGCGGTATAATCAGGCCGGGCTGCTTGCCCACGCGCTGGGCAGGCAGATTGACCGTCCGGTCTGCGCCGATGCGTTGCTGCGCGTGACGGCGACCGCACCGCTGGAAGGGCATCGGCGCGACGCGCGTTTTGCGGCATTGACCGGGGCGATATCGGTTCATCCCAAACGTGCCAGCAGACTGGTGGGGAAATCAGTTTTGCTGGTCGATGATGTGATGACATCCGGGGCTACGCTGGCCGCCAGCGCCGAGGCAGCCTATGCTGCCGGTGCCGCAAATGTGTCAATTGTTACTCTGGCAAGGGTGGCAAAAGATGCCTAG
- the hemH gene encoding ferrochelatase, translated as MTMFDAQGQATERPATCPMHAGADHPAIKPARVGILLANLGTPDGTDYWSMRRYLNEFLSDKRVVDYSAWIWQPLLQLVILSKRPFSSGAAYKSIWNEEDDESPLLTITKKQTAAIKAQMVERYGDDVRVDFCMRYGNPSTKSKVREMVAAGCTKILFFPLYPHYAGATSATANDQFFRALMEEKWQPTARIVDPYFDEPAYIEALAQSIEKAYASADPKPEKLVCSYHGVPERYLREGDPYHCQCQKTTRLLKERLGWADTDIVTTFQSRFGPEEWLKPYTVEEVARLAEEDGVKNIAVCAPAFSSDCIETLEEINEEIKESFEEAGGEHFTYIPCLNDDAAHIDALSGIIDKNLQGWLG; from the coding sequence ATGACGATGTTTGACGCACAAGGCCAAGCCACCGAGCGCCCCGCGACATGCCCTATGCATGCGGGCGCCGATCACCCTGCGATCAAACCGGCCCGCGTAGGTATTCTTTTGGCTAATCTGGGCACGCCTGATGGCACGGACTATTGGTCAATGCGCCGCTATCTGAACGAGTTTTTGTCCGACAAGCGGGTTGTCGATTATTCCGCCTGGATCTGGCAGCCCCTTTTGCAGCTGGTCATTCTTAGCAAACGCCCCTTTTCGTCCGGTGCCGCGTATAAATCCATCTGGAACGAAGAAGATGACGAAAGCCCCCTTCTGACAATTACCAAAAAGCAGACTGCCGCGATCAAGGCCCAGATGGTCGAGCGCTATGGTGATGATGTACGGGTCGATTTCTGCATGCGCTACGGGAACCCGTCCACCAAATCCAAAGTCCGCGAGATGGTCGCGGCCGGGTGTACCAAAATCCTCTTCTTCCCGCTTTATCCGCATTACGCCGGCGCCACCTCTGCCACGGCCAATGACCAGTTCTTTCGGGCCCTGATGGAAGAAAAATGGCAGCCAACCGCCCGCATTGTTGATCCATATTTTGATGAACCGGCCTATATCGAGGCTTTGGCCCAATCCATCGAAAAGGCCTATGCAAGCGCAGACCCCAAACCCGAAAAGCTGGTCTGTTCCTATCATGGTGTGCCGGAACGCTATCTGCGCGAGGGTGACCCCTATCATTGCCAGTGCCAGAAAACGACCCGGCTGCTTAAGGAACGGCTCGGCTGGGCCGATACGGATATCGTGACCACCTTCCAGTCGCGTTTCGGCCCCGAGGAATGGCTGAAACCCTATACCGTCGAAGAGGTTGCGCGCCTTGCCGAAGAAGACGGCGTCAAGAATATCGCGGTCTGCGCGCCCGCATTCTCGTCCGATTGCATCGAAACCCTTGAAGAGATCAACGAAGAGATCAAGGAAAGCTTTGAGGAAGCAGGCGGCGAACACTTCACCTATATTCCCTGCCTCAATGACGATGCTGCCCATATCGACGCCTTGTCGGGCATTATTGACAAGAACCTGCAGGGTTGGCTGGGCTGA
- a CDS encoding SAM-dependent methyltransferase — MTEMPQLTDRAALLRNRARAQPDALFLQEAVLDEVKERLIEVNRAFKSVAIITGFPEFWRPHFPDAHIVSDDETLALTPARHDLIIHAMCLHWANDPVGQLVQCRHGLEPDGLLLCAFLGGQTLHELRAALAEAEAAITGGLSPRIAPMGEIRDLGGLLQRAGFALPVADSLPLTASYANAFHLMHDLRKMGENNALAQRVKHPTRRNLLTEAACIYADNFRNDAGRVDATFEIIMLTGWAPSEDQPQPLRPGSAKARLADALGAIETPLDRSGD, encoded by the coding sequence ATGACCGAGATGCCGCAATTAACTGACAGAGCCGCGCTGTTGCGCAATCGCGCCCGCGCGCAACCCGATGCCCTTTTTCTGCAAGAGGCCGTTCTGGATGAAGTTAAGGAGAGACTGATTGAGGTTAACAGAGCCTTTAAATCTGTCGCGATCATCACCGGTTTCCCGGAATTCTGGCGCCCGCACTTTCCCGACGCCCATATTGTCAGCGATGACGAGACCCTGGCCCTGACCCCCGCCCGACATGATTTGATCATTCATGCCATGTGTCTTCATTGGGCCAACGATCCTGTTGGCCAATTGGTGCAATGTCGTCATGGTCTGGAACCTGATGGCCTGCTTCTTTGCGCGTTTCTGGGCGGACAAACGCTGCATGAATTGCGCGCTGCATTGGCAGAGGCCGAGGCGGCGATCACCGGCGGCCTGTCGCCCCGCATCGCACCCATGGGCGAAATTCGCGACCTTGGCGGTCTTTTGCAACGGGCCGGATTTGCGCTGCCTGTTGCTGACAGCCTTCCGCTGACTGCAAGTTACGCCAACGCGTTTCACCTGATGCATGATCTGCGAAAGATGGGCGAGAACAACGCGCTTGCCCAGCGGGTCAAGCACCCGACCCGCCGCAACCTGCTCACTGAAGCGGCCTGTATCTATGCCGACAATTTTCGAAACGATGCCGGTCGGGTTGATGCGACATTTGAAATTATCATGTTGACCGGGTGGGCCCCGTCCGAGGATCAGCCGCAGCCCTTGCGACCCGGCAGTGCAAAAGCCCGCCTTGCTGACGCACTTGGCGCGATTGAAACACCTCTTGACCGATCCGGCGATTGA
- a CDS encoding MarR family transcriptional regulator, whose translation MADAPNSLAVSLFSEILVVDQLARASVARVLPKGMELSHFTVLNHLAQSGTEKSPAQLAKTFHLTRGAMTNTLQKLEWAGWVHIRPDWDDARRKMVAISPSGQAARDAALAAIAPVIVDVVEKVGDDKVRTALPVLRALRQKLSNLE comes from the coding sequence ATGGCCGACGCGCCCAACTCGCTTGCTGTTTCGCTGTTTAGCGAAATACTGGTTGTGGACCAACTGGCCCGCGCCAGCGTGGCGCGTGTCTTACCCAAAGGGATGGAGCTATCCCATTTCACGGTGTTGAACCATCTGGCCCAATCGGGAACCGAAAAATCCCCCGCGCAGCTGGCAAAGACCTTTCATCTGACACGTGGGGCCATGACGAACACCCTGCAAAAGCTCGAATGGGCAGGTTGGGTCCACATCCGGCCGGACTGGGACGATGCCCGCCGCAAGATGGTCGCAATCAGTCCGTCGGGGCAGGCGGCCCGTGATGCGGCCCTCGCGGCCATCGCACCTGTCATTGTGGATGTCGTCGAGAAGGTTGGCGATGATAAGGTCCGCACGGCTTTGCCGGTTCTGCGTGCCCTGCGGCAAAAGCTGAGCAATCTGGAATAG
- a CDS encoding class I SAM-dependent RNA methyltransferase, protein MLTIESLTHLGMGRASDGRSLIPRVLPGEEVAVSQDGTVRIVTPSADRVAAPCRHFKSCGGCAMQHANDDFVRDWKRDIVQKALLAHGLDVAMRDVVTSPPRSRRRAKFSGRRTKKGAMVGFHAKASDVLVAVPDCTLVTPALADSLPALEALTVMACSRKGEIDLTVTDAPAGLDILVETDKPLTPPLRIELANFAQSQGLSRLVWNDETVVTLNVPVQNFGATAVVPPPGAFLQATKHGELALLTAVEEITEKATQIVDLFAGCGTFTLPLAKRAEVHAVEGEPEMLTALDRAWREGHQLRRVSTEARDLFRRPLETDELRRFDAAVIDPPRAGAEAQIATLADSTIPTVAMVSCNPVTFARDAKTLIAAGFALGWVQVVDQFRWSPHVEVVASFTRK, encoded by the coding sequence ATGCTGACAATTGAAAGCCTGACCCATCTTGGCATGGGGCGTGCCTCTGACGGCCGATCACTGATCCCGCGTGTCCTGCCGGGCGAAGAGGTCGCGGTCAGTCAGGACGGAACCGTTCGGATCGTGACACCGTCGGCTGACCGTGTCGCGGCACCTTGTCGGCATTTCAAGTCCTGTGGTGGATGCGCGATGCAGCACGCAAATGATGATTTCGTGCGGGATTGGAAACGGGACATCGTGCAAAAGGCGCTGCTTGCACATGGGTTGGATGTGGCGATGCGTGATGTTGTCACCTCGCCCCCGCGCAGCCGCAGGCGGGCCAAGTTTTCCGGGCGCCGCACCAAAAAGGGCGCGATGGTCGGGTTTCATGCAAAGGCATCCGACGTTCTGGTTGCCGTTCCCGATTGCACGCTTGTGACCCCGGCGCTTGCCGATAGTCTGCCCGCGCTAGAGGCGCTGACAGTGATGGCATGCTCGCGCAAAGGTGAAATTGACCTGACAGTCACCGACGCACCTGCCGGTCTGGATATACTGGTAGAGACTGACAAGCCGTTGACGCCGCCGCTACGGATTGAATTGGCGAATTTCGCACAAAGTCAGGGGCTGTCTCGTTTGGTCTGGAATGATGAGACGGTTGTGACCCTGAATGTACCTGTTCAGAATTTTGGCGCCACGGCTGTGGTTCCGCCCCCGGGCGCTTTCCTGCAGGCCACGAAACATGGCGAATTGGCGCTGTTGACAGCGGTCGAGGAGATCACAGAAAAGGCGACACAGATTGTCGACCTGTTTGCGGGTTGCGGTACATTCACCCTTCCCCTGGCCAAACGGGCCGAGGTTCATGCGGTCGAGGGTGAACCCGAGATGTTGACTGCATTGGATCGCGCTTGGCGCGAGGGGCATCAGCTGCGGCGTGTTTCCACGGAAGCGCGCGATCTGTTCCGGCGACCGCTGGAAACTGACGAGCTGCGGCGCTTTGATGCCGCCGTCATTGACCCGCCCCGTGCCGGTGCCGAGGCGCAGATTGCGACACTGGCGGATTCCACGATTCCGACTGTTGCAATGGTGTCCTGCAACCCGGTGACGTTCGCGCGTGACGCCAAAACACTGATCGCAGCGGGCTTTGCGCTGGGTTGGGTGCAGGTTGTTGACCAGTTTCGTTGGTCGCCGCATGTGGAAGTTGTGGCCTCTTTCACACGAAAGTGA
- a CDS encoding L,D-transpeptidase family protein, translated as MLTRRSLMLGAALGVAGCSTKFKEYNGPAVTRIQVFKGQRHMQLLHHQTLLRSYKFELGFAPDGHKVQEGDGRTPEGAYLIDRKNPNSSFHLSIGISYPNSRDVAKARAMGVSPGGDIFIHGTPSRVFGQPDWTWGCIAVTNEEMEEIYAMVDTGTQIFLYA; from the coding sequence ATGTTAACAAGACGATCGCTGATGTTGGGTGCGGCGCTTGGCGTTGCCGGGTGCTCGACTAAGTTCAAAGAGTATAACGGACCCGCGGTAACGCGCATTCAGGTCTTTAAAGGTCAGCGGCATATGCAGCTGCTGCATCATCAAACCCTTCTTAGATCGTACAAGTTCGAACTGGGCTTTGCACCGGACGGGCACAAGGTTCAGGAAGGTGACGGGCGGACGCCGGAAGGCGCCTACCTGATTGACCGCAAGAACCCTAATAGCAGCTTTCATTTGTCCATCGGGATTTCATATCCGAATTCGCGCGATGTGGCCAAGGCACGCGCAATGGGTGTCAGCCCCGGTGGCGATATATTCATTCATGGGACACCGTCGCGTGTCTTTGGTCAGCCCGACTGGACATGGGGCTGCATCGCGGTCACCAATGAGGAAATGGAAGAAATCTACGCCATGGTGGATACCGGGACGCAGATTTTCCTCTACGCTTAG